AAGGGAGTCGTTTTAAATGGGCTATTTTTCTGAAACTACCCCACATTCGAAAAACAATGGCTTCAGAAAAAAAAATAATCGCACAACTGGTTTCTGAAGGTAAGATCGATGGTAGTATAAGTGACAACCGATTTGGAGTACGGAACAAAAAAATACCTTCGGTTTTTATTACCCATCAACTGAATGTTTTAAGTGGCAACACCACCCTTTTTAGTAGTAAAATCCACCAGAGAAGTATCAAAAAATTTGACGAGTGTTGGGTGCCCGATTGTGAGCATAGTCCTAACCTCAGTGGAAAATTAGGACATCTTAAAAACCCCGATTTTCCCATAAAATATTTGGGCCCCCTTAGCAGAATGAAGGTGAAAAATATTCCTAAGGTATACGATATTCTGGCCTTGCTTTCAGGGCCCGAACCACAACGTACCCTTCTGGAAGAAAAATTGATAACCGAATTAAAAGGAAAGCAATGCAAGGTGCTTTTGGTAAAAGGCATGGTAGAAAAAGAGCAACAATCACAGCAAATTGAAAATATTACCGTTGTTAATTTTATGGAAACGGCGCAGTTGGAAGAGGCTATCAACACAAGCGATCTGGTTATTTCAAGATCGGGCTATACCACGGTGATGGATCTTGCTGCGATGGAAAAAAAAGCCTTTTTTATTCCAACACCCGGACAGTACGAGCAGAAATACCTGGCAAAACGACTTAAGAGTTTAGGATTGGTACCTTCGTGTAAACAAGAGAATTTTAGCTTTAATAAACTAAAAAAAGTGCCACTTTACAAAGGATTGAAAAACCTCAACGAAAGAGTTGATTTTGA
This genomic stretch from Ulvibacter sp. MAR_2010_11 harbors:
- a CDS encoding glycosyltransferase translates to MAEKKTILVAPLHWGLGHATRCIPIINALLQHNFSVIIASDGAALLLLQKEFPQLTSVELPSYNITYSKKGSRFKWAIFLKLPHIRKTMASEKKIIAQLVSEGKIDGSISDNRFGVRNKKIPSVFITHQLNVLSGNTTLFSSKIHQRSIKKFDECWVPDCEHSPNLSGKLGHLKNPDFPIKYLGPLSRMKVKNIPKVYDILALLSGPEPQRTLLEEKLITELKGKQCKVLLVKGMVEKEQQSQQIENITVVNFMETAQLEEAINTSDLVISRSGYTTVMDLAAMEKKAFFIPTPGQYEQKYLAKRLKSLGLVPSCKQENFSFNKLKKVPLYKGLKNLNERVDFETLFRLFERK